Within Pseudomonas paeninsulae, the genomic segment TGCTGCGCCGCGCGGTGTAGCGTCTTGCCTGTTCTTCGCTCGTTACCCGCTATCAGCGGTAAGGGCGTGGGTAGGTGTTGAATAACCGAAAAAGAGGAGATTGCTGTGTCGCGTAGACGCGTCGTGGTTACCGGTATGGGCATGCTGTCGCCGCTGGGTAACGATGTGGCGAGCAGCTGGCAGGGTATTTTGGCCGGACGCAGTGGCATCGCCCCCATCGAACACATGGATCTTTCCGCTTACACCACCCGTTTTGGTGGTTCGGTCAAAGGGTTCAATGTCGAGGAGTATTTGTCTGCCAAAGAGGCGCGCAAGCTCGATCTATTTATTCAGTATGGCCTAGCCGCGAGCTTTCAGGCTGTGCGCGATTCCGGGCTGGAAGTGACCGACGCCAACCGTGAGCGTATCGGTGTGGCACTGGGTTCGGGTATTGGCGGCCTGACCAATATCGAGAACAACTGCAAATTGTTGCATGAGTTGGGCCCGCGGCGTATTTCGCCGTTTTTTGTCCCGGGCTCGATCATCAACATGATTTCCGGTTTCCTGTCGATCCATCTGGGGTTGCAGGGGCCGAATTATGCGATCGCCACGGCCTGTACCACGGGTACCCATTGCATCGGTATGGCCGCGCGCAATATTGCCTATGGCGAAGCCGACGTGATGGTCGCCGGTGGCGCCGAGATGGCGGCGTGTGGTTTGGGTATTGGTGGTTTTGCTGCGGCGCGGGCACTGTCCACGCGCAACGACGACCCAGCCAGCGCCAGTCGTCCGTGGGATAAGGATCGCGACGGCTTCGTGTTGTCGGATGGTGCCGGTGCACTGGTTCTGGAAGAGTTGGAGCATGCCAAGGCGCGAGGCGCGACCATCTATGCAGAATTGATCGGCTTCGGCATGAGCGGCGATGCCTATCACATGACTTCACCACCGGAAGATGGTGCCGGTGCCGCGCGCTGCATTGCTAATGCCATGCGCGACGCCGGGTTGAATACCGATCAGGTGCAGTACATCAACGCCCACGGCACCTCGACCTCTGCGGGAGACAAAGCTGAGGTCGCGGCGATCAAGTCGGTATTTGGCGAAAATGCCTATCGGCTTGCCGTCAGCTCGACCAAGTCGATGACCGGTCACCTGCTGGGCGCGGCTGGCGCGGTCGAGGCAATCTTCAGTATCTTGGCAATTCGTGAGCAGGTGGCGCCACCAACCATCAACCTGGACGAACCTAGTGAGGGCTGTGACCTCGACTTCGTTGCGCACCAGGCCAAAGCCATGCCGATCGATGTAGTACTGTCCAATTCCTTCGGTTTTGGCGGTACCAACGGCTCGCTGGTGTTCCGCCGGTACGTCGGTTGATGCCGAGCTGGATCGACGGTCAGCCGATGGAGTTGTTCTCCGTCAAGGATCGTGGTCTGGCCTACGGCGATGGGCTGTTCGAGACCATCGCCGTCAGTGGCGGCCGTCCCGCATTGCTGGATCGGCACCTGGCGCGGCTTGGCGAAGGTTGTGCACGCTTGCTGATCGATCTCGATCTGGCGCTGGTGCGTGTAGAACTGCTGGCGTTCAGTCGTGAGCTGGCTGATGGCGTAGTCAAGTTGATCGTGACCCGCGGTGATGGTTTGCGCGGTTACGCGCCGCCACAGCCTGCGTTGCCGCGAAGGATTCTGCAGGCCAGCGCCAAACCAGCTTATCCAGTCTGCAACGCAGCGCTGGGGGTGCGTTTGTTTCCCTGCGTTACGCGGCTGGCCGAGCAACCTCGCTTGGCCGGGATAAAGCATTTGAATCGACTCGAGCAGGTGCTGGCGCGTGCCGAGTGGCAGGACGCCGAGCATGCCGAAGGCTTGATGCTGGATATCTCCGGGCGGGTAATTGAGGGCGTCTACAGCAATTTGTTTCTATTGAAGGATGGCGTCTTGCTCACGCCCGATCTTTCGCGTTGTGGTGTGGCCGGGGTGATGCGCGCCGAACTGCTGGCACAGGCAGAGGGCCAAGGTTTGCACTGCCATGTGGGCGACATCGGTCTTGATTCGTTGCTAGAGGCAGATGAGGTCTTTCTCTGCAACAGTCTCTATGGCATCTGGCCTGTTCGTGCACTGCAACGGCATGAGTGGCCGGCTGGCCCGCTGACCCGTAAACTGCAGGTCATAGCCCGCGATCTACTGGACAGTTGATTAGTGATACGTAAATTGTTGTTGCTGCTTGAGGGCGGTGTATTAATTGCTGGTTTGCTGGTGGCCTTTGTCGCCTGGCAGCAACACTCGGCGCTCGAGCAACCGTTGAATTTGACCGAGGAGCTGATGCTTGAAGTGCCGGCTGGCACCACACCTGGTGGCGTGCTCAATCGCCTGCAGGCTGACGGCGTTTTGCATGATGCGCTCTGGCTGCGACTCTACTGGCGCTTCAACCTCAAGGGGCAGCCTCTGCACAGTGGCGAGTATCGCCTCACTCCGGAGCTCAGCGTGCGCGATATGCTTGGGCTGTGGCAGCGTGGCGAGGTGGTGCAGTACAGCCTGACGTTGGTGGAAGGCTGGAGTTTTCGTCAGGTTCGCGCGGCCCTGGAACGCCAAAGCAAGCTTGAACTGACCTTGACCGAGCTGAGCGACGCCCAGTTGATGGCGCGCCTGGGCTACCCAGGGGCCAATCCGGAAGGGCGCTTCTTCCCCGATACCTACCGTTTCGTGCGCGGCATGAGCGATCTTGATCTGCTCAAGCAAGCCTATGTCCGCCTGGAGCAGGTATTGGCCGAGGAGTGGCAGGCCCGCGCTGATGGGCTGCCTTACAAGGAGCCTTACGACGCCTTGATCATGGCCTCGATAATCGAAAAGGAAACCGGGGTGCCGGAGGAACGTAGCGAGATTGCCGGTGTATTTATCCGGCGTTTGCGTATCGGCATGCGCCTGCAAACCGACCCGACGGTAATCTATGGTCTGGGTGAGCGCTACAACGGCAAGTTGACGCGCGCTCACCTGCGTGAGCCGACCGCCTATAACACTTATGTGATCGATGGCATGCCGCCGACGCCGATCGCCATGGTGGGGCGCGAGGCAATCAATGCCGCGCTACATCCGGTGGCGGGCAAGAGCCTGTATTTCGTCGCCCGCGGCGATGGCAGCCACGTATTCTCCAACACCCTCAAGGCGCACAATCGTGCAGTGCGCGAGTACCAGCTCACGCGCCGCGAAGATTACCGTTCAAGTCCTGCCCCTGTGCAGTCGAACAATCAATAAAGGACAGCCTGTGAGCGGTTTGTTTATCACTCTGGAAGGCCCTGAAGGCGCTGGAAAAAGTACTAATCGGGAGTTCCTGGCCGAGCGCCTGCGAGCTCAAGGGATTGAGGTGCTGTTGACTCGCGAGCCAGGCGGTACACCGCTGGCTGAGCGCATCCGCGAGCTGTTATTGACGCCGTGCGATGAGCCAATGGCGGCCGATACCGAGTTGCTGCTGGTGTTCGCCGCTCGTGCCCAGCATCTGGCTCAGGTGATTCGTCCCGCGCTGGCCCGCGGTTGTGTGGTGCTCTGCGACCGCTTTACCGATGCCACCTATGCCTATCAGGGGGGCGGTCGCGGTTTGTCGGAGGTCCGTATTGCCGTGCTGGAAAGCTTCGTGCAGGGCGACTTGCGTCCGGATTTGACCCTAGTGTTCGATTTGCCGGTAGAGGTCGGTCTGGCCCGTGCTGCGGCGCGTGGCCGACTGGATCGATTCGAACAGGAAGGGCGGGCGTTTTTCGAAGCGGTGCGCCAGACCTATTTGCGCCGTGCCAGTGAGGAGCCTCAGCGTTATCGGATTTTGAATGCCGCGCAATCGCTGAGTCAGGTGCAGCAGGATCTAGACGGCATGTTGGCGAGCATTGCGGAGCTGTGCCGTGGCTGATGCCTATCCCTGGCAAGCCACGCTCTGGCAGCAACTGGCCGGCCGCACGCAGCATGCTCATGCCTATCTGCTGCATGGTCCAGCCGGTATCGGTAAGCGCGCGCTCGCCGAGCGCCTAATGGCCCGTTTGCTCTGTCAGCGGCCAGCGGGCCTGGATGCCTGCGGTCAGTGCAAATCCTGCCATCTGCTGGCTGCCGGCACCCATCCGGACAACTACATTTTGCAGCCGGAAGAGGTCGACAAGGCAATCAAGGTCGACCAGGTGCGTGACTTGGTCAGTTTCGTGGTTCAGACCGCTCAACTCGCCGGCCGTAAGGTGGTACTGGTCGAGCCGGCCGAAGCGATGAACCTGAACGCTGCCAACGCCCTGCTGAAAAGTCTGGAAGAGCCTTCCGGTGATACGGTTTTGCTGTTGATCAGTCATCAGCCCAGTCGTTTGCTGCCGACGGTGAGGAGTCGCTGCGTACAGCAGGCCTGTCCATTGCCGAGCCAGGCGATGAGCCAGGCCTGGTTGGCACAGGCGCTGCCGGAGTGTACTGACGAAGAGCGTACCGAGTTGCTCTGTTTGGCGGCAGGTTCGCCATTGGTCGCTGCACGTATGCACGCACAGGGCGTGCGCCAGCAGCGTGCTTTGGTGGTAGAGGGGGTCAAGAAGCTGCTCAAGCAGCAGGTCGCGGCAAGCCAATTGGCAGAAAGCTGGAACGCGGTATCCTTGCAGCTATTGTTCGACTGGTTCTGTGACTGGGCGCAATTGATGTTGCGTTATCAGCTGACGCATGACGTGGATGGGCTGGGACAAGCCGATATGCGCAAGGTTGTACAGTACCTGGCGGAGAAAACGCCTCAGCCGAAAGTGTTGAAGATGCAGGATTGGTTGCTGGCGCAGCGGCAGAAAGTCATAGGTAAAGCCAACCTCAACCGTGTCTTGCTTCTCGAAGCCCTGCTGGTGCAGTGGGCAAGCCTGCCCGGACCGGGCTAGAATCGGCCATCACGTAATGAAAACCAGGAACGCCGCA encodes:
- the fabF gene encoding beta-ketoacyl-ACP synthase II, translating into MSRRRVVVTGMGMLSPLGNDVASSWQGILAGRSGIAPIEHMDLSAYTTRFGGSVKGFNVEEYLSAKEARKLDLFIQYGLAASFQAVRDSGLEVTDANRERIGVALGSGIGGLTNIENNCKLLHELGPRRISPFFVPGSIINMISGFLSIHLGLQGPNYAIATACTTGTHCIGMAARNIAYGEADVMVAGGAEMAACGLGIGGFAAARALSTRNDDPASASRPWDKDRDGFVLSDGAGALVLEELEHAKARGATIYAELIGFGMSGDAYHMTSPPEDGAGAARCIANAMRDAGLNTDQVQYINAHGTSTSAGDKAEVAAIKSVFGENAYRLAVSSTKSMTGHLLGAAGAVEAIFSILAIREQVAPPTINLDEPSEGCDLDFVAHQAKAMPIDVVLSNSFGFGGTNGSLVFRRYVG
- the tmk gene encoding dTMP kinase, encoding MSGLFITLEGPEGAGKSTNREFLAERLRAQGIEVLLTREPGGTPLAERIRELLLTPCDEPMAADTELLLVFAARAQHLAQVIRPALARGCVVLCDRFTDATYAYQGGGRGLSEVRIAVLESFVQGDLRPDLTLVFDLPVEVGLARAAARGRLDRFEQEGRAFFEAVRQTYLRRASEEPQRYRILNAAQSLSQVQQDLDGMLASIAELCRG
- a CDS encoding DNA polymerase III subunit delta', which translates into the protein MADAYPWQATLWQQLAGRTQHAHAYLLHGPAGIGKRALAERLMARLLCQRPAGLDACGQCKSCHLLAAGTHPDNYILQPEEVDKAIKVDQVRDLVSFVVQTAQLAGRKVVLVEPAEAMNLNAANALLKSLEEPSGDTVLLLISHQPSRLLPTVRSRCVQQACPLPSQAMSQAWLAQALPECTDEERTELLCLAAGSPLVAARMHAQGVRQQRALVVEGVKKLLKQQVAASQLAESWNAVSLQLLFDWFCDWAQLMLRYQLTHDVDGLGQADMRKVVQYLAEKTPQPKVLKMQDWLLAQRQKVIGKANLNRVLLLEALLVQWASLPGPG
- the pabC gene encoding aminodeoxychorismate lyase, with the protein product MPSWIDGQPMELFSVKDRGLAYGDGLFETIAVSGGRPALLDRHLARLGEGCARLLIDLDLALVRVELLAFSRELADGVVKLIVTRGDGLRGYAPPQPALPRRILQASAKPAYPVCNAALGVRLFPCVTRLAEQPRLAGIKHLNRLEQVLARAEWQDAEHAEGLMLDISGRVIEGVYSNLFLLKDGVLLTPDLSRCGVAGVMRAELLAQAEGQGLHCHVGDIGLDSLLEADEVFLCNSLYGIWPVRALQRHEWPAGPLTRKLQVIARDLLDS
- the mltG gene encoding endolytic transglycosylase MltG; this encodes MIRKLLLLLEGGVLIAGLLVAFVAWQQHSALEQPLNLTEELMLEVPAGTTPGGVLNRLQADGVLHDALWLRLYWRFNLKGQPLHSGEYRLTPELSVRDMLGLWQRGEVVQYSLTLVEGWSFRQVRAALERQSKLELTLTELSDAQLMARLGYPGANPEGRFFPDTYRFVRGMSDLDLLKQAYVRLEQVLAEEWQARADGLPYKEPYDALIMASIIEKETGVPEERSEIAGVFIRRLRIGMRLQTDPTVIYGLGERYNGKLTRAHLREPTAYNTYVIDGMPPTPIAMVGREAINAALHPVAGKSLYFVARGDGSHVFSNTLKAHNRAVREYQLTRREDYRSSPAPVQSNNQ